In Drosophila ananassae strain 14024-0371.13 chromosome 3R, ASM1763931v2, whole genome shotgun sequence, the DNA window ATCCGCGGCTACTTGCGCGACCGCATTGTTATCCTGGTCACACATCAATTACAGTTCCTTCAAAATGTCGACCAGATCCTGGTCATGGAGAAGGGGCAGGTGAATGCTGTGGGAACGTATCAGTCTCTCCGTGGAATGGGCCTAAATTTCGCTTCCTTGCTGGCCGATCCGGAAGGGGAAGAAGTGCGGGAGGCTGATGCTCCACCAAGTGGGGAGCTAAAGAGCGAAAAGGCAGAATCATCTCCTAACCTTGCCGCGGAATCTCGCCCAAAGGAACCCGAAGCGGAGCAGATGATTACCCAGGAGCGCCAAGAAGCGGGAAGAGTCGGACTGGAACTTTACGCCAAATACTTTAGGGCCGGCGGAGGATTCTTTGCCTTCTCTCTGATAATGGGCTATTGCTTGCTCTCGCAAGTTGTGGCTTCGACGGGAGACTACTTCCTTAATTACTGGTGAGTTATTTTCCAAGGATTCAAAAGGATAAATGTATCATTGTTTTACAAATTTCAGGGTCACCAAGAGGGGCACCATAGTTCAAGCTGGAAACGACACAGTCGTGTACGGAGTTCTGGAGTCGCATATTTCTGTGTGGCTTCATGATTTGGGCTGGTCGGTGGACCCTGAAACGGTGGTCGCTTATATGTTCACCCTGATCACCATCCTGACCATTGTTGTGATAGTATCACGGTTCTTTGTGTTCTACAACGCGGCCATGAGGGCTTCCATTCGGCTGCACGAGTCCATGCTGCGGGGAGTCACTCGGGCCGCTATGTACTTTTTCCACACGAATCCGTCCGGACGAATCTTAAACCGTTTTGCCAAGGACTTGGGGCAAGTGGACGAGGAGCTACCTTCCAATATGTTGAATGTCATGCAGGTCTTTCTGGATCTAGGTGGAATAGCCTTTATCATTGCCGTTGTTAACCCAGTGTTCCTCTTTCCCACGGTTGTAATCGGAATCCTATTGTTTAAGTTGCGAGCCTTTTATTTGAAGACAGGGCAGGATCTAAAGCGCGTTGAGGCAATCAGTAAGGAATTACAATTATTTCCAAGATAATTAGTAGGTATACTACTATATTTCTCTCGTCACAGCACTTTCTCCTGTCTACTCGCATGTGAATGCCACGTTGACAGGACTTTCCACGATTCGAGCCTTCGGAGCTCAACGTCTTCTGGAGGCTCAATACGACAATTACCAGGACATGCACAGCTCCGCCTTCTATATGTTTATGAGTACATCCCGCGCCTTCGGATATTGGCTGGACTGCTTCTGTGTGATCTACATTGCCATTATTACGCTAAGCTTCTTCATATTTCCTCCGCCCAATGGTGGTGATGTGGGCCTGGCTATAACACAAGTGAGTAAACCGAATAGACCCGTATCCCAAAAatgtaattatatttatttttgcaggCAATGGGCTTGATAGGAATGGTGCAGTGGGGAATGCGTCAGTCGGCGGAGTTGGAAAACACCATGACTGCAGTGGAGCGAGTGGTCGAGTACGAGGACATTGAGCCGGAGGGTAAGCTAGAGGCACCTGCGGACAAGAAGCCACAAAAGTCATGGCCGGAGAAGGGAAATATTGTCTTTGATGAGCTCAGTCTGCGCTACGTGCCCGATCCTAAAGCGGAAAACGTCCTGAAGTCCCTCAGCTTTGAGATCAAACCTCGTGAAAAGGTGGGAATCGTGGGACGCACCGGGGCGGGCAAGTCCTCACTGATCAACGCCCTCTTCCGCCTGTCCTACAACGACGGATCCATCATCATCGACAAGAGAGACACGAACGCGATGGGCCTCCATGATCTGAGGAGCAAGATCTCCATTATTCCCCAGGAGCCGGTGCTCTTCTCCGGTAGCATGCGCTACAACCTGGATCCCTTCGAGGAGTACAGCGATGAGAAGCTGTGGCGTTCTCTGGAGGAGGTGAAGCTGAAGGAAGTGGTGGCTGATCTGCCCAGCGGACTGCAGAGCAAGATCACGGAGGGCGGCACCAATTTCAGCGTGGGTCAGAGGCAGTTGGTCTGCCTGGCCAGGGCCATTCTGCGGGAGAACCGCATCCTGGTGATGGACGAAGCCACGGCTAATGTGGACCCCCAGACGGACGGCCTCATCCAGGCCACAATCAGGAACAAGTTCAAGGAGTGCACTGTTCTCACGATAGCCCATCGCCTGCACACGATCATGGACTCTGACAAGGTGCTAGTCATGGACGCTGGACGAGTGGTGGAGTTCGGCACTCCCTACGAGCTGCTGACGGAGGCCGACTCGAAGGTGTTCCATGAAATGGTGAAGCAGACGGGGCAGGCTACTTACGACGGTCTGCTGAAGATTGCTAAGAAGGTGAGAAAAAAGGACAAAGGAACGTCCAGTTTTACTCAtcttttgaattttattttcagaCATTTGAAGAAGGAAATAATGAAAGTCGCCGCCCTTCTTCCTAAGACTATCGAAGGTCCTATAAAGTGTCTCAAGACTTCTATAAAGATTACAAATTCTTCTCATATGAAATATAGTTTAAAAAACGCGGGATTTTCAAAATCCGTGTCTGTTATCTGTTATCTGTAATCtgtaataaagaaaaaaactatttattaTCAGCATAGCTTCTTTCGCAATTGTTATAAGATGTCGGGGATTCGGTTTATCAGTCAttaaaagaattaaaatatTACCTACCATATGTAAACGAAAAATTTTTTGGTGGGTGGCAAGTTCTTCCCAAAAACTCAATGTTTCGTGCATGTCATAAAAAAACTAGAAGAGAGTCGACCATGCTGATAAAAAACTGGTTTAATCAAATACTGGTTCGGACTCAAGGGGGACCCTCAATATAGAGGGAATTCGacatgttttttaattattaatatttttaaattctatttaaatatataatattttatttattgctaCATCAGGACAGTTTTTGGTTCGCGCATTAAATTGCCTTTATTCTGGTCCTTCTTCTTGTTATTTCTTGTCTACACAATAGAAGTAATAGGTATTTCACAGTCGAAACCCTTTAATagtggcatttttttttggatgggCCAAGCAGTGATAATCAAAATTGGAGAGCAGCAGTTGCCTTTTGTACTCCTAGAAAAGCGGTCGGATTTCGTCATTCGGTTTGCTTTTAATTAGTTTTGGCTGACATACATTCATTCTTTTCAACTGTAACTTTAAAACCTCATTCATAAAGTCTACTTATTTTTATAGTTGAAGCTCTGtgattaatatttaatttagtgcCACAACAGAACAGTTTTTGTTTACGCGTGTTACGTATGTTATGTGTTCTTAGGCCTCAGATCGAATATATGTTGAGATATATATACGTATTGTTGATTAAAAATGGGGGAAAAAAGAAGTGTAATGAAAGCAGTGGTCTCGGATGATCTTCCGGAAAATCCCCGAGAATATTCCAACTTCATTTCGGCCAGCAGTTTTTTGTAAGTCtttataaatagttttaaattagtaaaataaaaatttatacaaaaaatttcagGTATACAATTCCTACTTTTATTAAAGGAAGCAAGATTACGTTGAATGTTACGGATTTGTATAAGGCTTTAAAGGAGCACAAGTCTGGTATgattaatttaatatattccaAGTCAGAAATACATCCTGGATACGCGTATTCCTTTATAAAGTAAAAAAGTAAATCTAACGTTTTAAAAGATTATTAAAGATGTCTGGAAACTCGCGCATGTAGTAATGATAAGATATGGTTTGAAAAGGGATTCCGCATAATGgttctattaaataataaaatctactaaaaatataagcttcttagaaaaatttcatatacgataatatttttattaatgttTGCTCCTCTTGTAGACAAGTTGGGCAATGAACTAGGTTCCTTATGGAGCCAGGAACTAAAAACATCCAATGGGAATCCGAGTCTTTTGAGAGTCCTTATACGGCAATTCGGAGGTTACTTCGCAGTCCTGGGATTAGCCATATTTATTGTGGAAATATTCTTTCGAGCGATGCAGCCTTATTTCCTTAAGAAGCTTATATCCTACTACAACCAAGGACCTCATACCGTGGAGGACGGATACATCTATGCCGGCGGACTGATACTGACTCTCTTCCTCCTTGCCATCAATATATATACCTGCTTGTTTGCCCTAAGACATCTAGGTATGTTTCTGGAGGtctaaatataataaaatcaaagttATAAATCATGTCATTTCCAAATGGAATTTCAGGCTTTAAGATCCGTGTGGGCCTTGGCAGCTTGGTATATAAGAAGGCTCTTCGGCTGAGCAAGACTGCCCTGGGAGACACCACGGCAGGCCATGTGGTCAATCTTATATCGAACGACCTTAGCCGTTTGACGGATGACTCCTATTATGGGCATTATTTATTGGTGGGTCCTCTACAAACCCTTCTTATCACTTATCTGATGTACACTGAGGTAAGTAATACTGTAACTCTTTATTTGTATAAACTTTTATAGGTTCTGATAACTTTTCTTAAATGTAATGAATGCTATGCAGTCGAGAGCTCCGATCCTTCGACATGATCTGTGACCAACAGTACCTCCTTTAGTGATATAAGCTGGTCATTCCGTGTTGTCCTTTGCTTTAAGCTTTGAAAACGCCCTTCTTTACTTGCGCCCCTAGCGCCatatttcgtaaggatcggccgattatATCCTTTTACTTATAAGTATTACGAAAAGTAAATGGATAAGTAATTgccatttattttaaatctgGCGCCACTGAGAGAGTATTTTTTGGTTCTACGCTATGATTTTTATGGTACTTGGTCACACTTTGTCAAAGCTAAGATATGTTTGGCGCCCACTATATCCGACCATTTTACCGGTAGTTTTAAACTTTGTACTTAGTGGATTACTAAGCTATGtaatttcttgtttttaattattttagattGGAATTGCTGCCGTATTTGGAGTTGCCTTTATGATGTTTTTCATACCCTTAAATCTTTATCTTGGAAAAAGGACCGCAGCTTTGCGTCTGAAGAGTGCAGAGAAAACCGACGACAGGGTTCGTTTAATGGGCGAAATAATCTCGGGAATTCAGGTGATCAAAATGTATGCCTGGGAGTTGCCCTTTGAGCGGATAGTGTCATACGCCAGGCAGTTGGAAATCAATGCCCTTCGCCATAAAGCATACCTTATAGGTATCACCAGATCCttaatattctttgtttcgcGTACCTCCACTTTCATCAGTTTAATGGGTTTTGTGATACTTGGAAGTACTCTCACTCCACAAGTGGCCTTCTTGATCACAGCTTACTACAATATCCTTAAAATTACGCTGAGTAATTTGTTTGCTGCTGCCATAACTCAGACAGCAGATTACATGGTTTCCATAAGGCGGGTCCAGAACTTTTTGTTACTAGAAGAGACAACTGAATTGGACGCAGTGGTAGAACCAGAAAAGCTCGCCGGAGCGGAGAGATATATACCACACTCCGAAAAATCTTTTCAGAATAGTCCGTTAGATCCTCAACTCTCCATATCTGAGTTGAAAGCCAAATGGGACCGAAAGGCACCTGATTACACATTGGATGGAATAAACTTGAAGGCTAAGCCCGGAAGCTTAGTGGCAGTTGTGGGTCTCACTGGCTCGGGTAAGTCGAGTCTGATCCAGGCCATTCTCGGGGAACTGCCCGTCGAGGCAGGAGAGATCTTGAAAAGTGGATCCATATCGTATGCCGCCCAGGAACCGTGGCTCTTCTCCGGCACCGTGCGCCAGAACATCCTGTTTGGTCAGCCCATGGACCACCAAAGGTACTGGACAGTGGTGAAGCATTGCGCCCTGGAGCGGGACTTTGATCTTCTTCCACATAAGGACAAAACATACGTCGGAGATCGAGGAGCTTCCCTATCCGGAGGGCAGAAGGCGAGGATCAGTTTGGCAAGGGCCGTGTATCGGGAGGCCTCCATCTACCTCTTAGACGATCCCCTGAGTGCGGTGGACACTCATGTGGCTCGCCACCTCTTTGAGAAGTGTATCCGCGGCTACTTGCGCGACCGCATTGTTATCCTGGTCACACATCAATTACAGTTCCTTCAAAATGTCGACCAGATCCTGGTCATGGAGAAGGGGCAGGTGAATGCTGTGGGAACGTATCAGTCTCTCCGTGGAATGGGCCTAAATTTCGCTTCCTTGCTGGCCGATCCGGAAGGGGAAGAAGTGCGGGAGGCTGATGCTCCACCAAGTGGGGAGCTAAAGAGCGAAAAGGCAGAATCATCTCCTAACCTTGCCGCGGAATCTCGCCCAAAGGAACCCGAAGCGGAGCAGATGATTACCCAGGAGCGCCAAGAAGCGGGAAGAGTCGGACTGGAACTTTACGCCAAATACTTCAGGGCCAGCGGAGGATTCTTCGCCTTCTCCCTGATAATGGGCTATTGTTTACTCTCGCAGGTTGTGGCTTCCACAGGAGACTACTTCCTTAAATATTGGTGAGATATTTTCCAAGGATTCAAAAGGATAAATCTATCAGTAGTTAACAAATTTCAGGGTCGCCAAGAGGGGCACGTTAGTTGAAGCTGGAAACTACACAGTTGTGGCCGGAGTTCTGGAGTCGCAAATTTCTGTGTGGCTGAATGATTTGGGCTGCTCGGTGGTCCCAGAAACGGTGGTCACTTATATTTTCACATTGATCACAGCTCTGACCATTATATTGATAATATCCCGGTTCTTTGTGTTCTACAATGCGGCCATGAGGGCTTCCATTCGGCTGCACGAGTCCATGCTGCGGGGAGTCACTCGGGCCGCTATGTACTTCTTCCACACGAATCCGTCCGGACGAATCTTAAACCGATTTGCCAAGGACTTGGGGCAAGTGGACGAGGAGCTGCCTTCCAATATGGTGAATGTCATGCAGGTATTTCTGGATCTAGGAGGAATAGCCTTTATCATTGCCATTGTCAACCCAGTCTTCCTGCTACCAACGGTGGTAATCGGAATTATTTTCTATCATCTGCGAGCCTTTTACTTGAAGACATCGACGGATTTAAAACGCATTGAGGCAAtcagtaaatattttttgatataTGTACTTTTTATACTTTATTGGAAATGTGTGCTAAACGTTGTCCTTATCTCTCATTACAGCACGGTCTCCTGTCTACTCGCATGTGAATTCCACATTGACAGGGCTTTCCACAATTCGAGCCTTTGGAGCCCAGCGCATATTAGAAAAGGATTTCGATAGCTACCAGGACATGCACAGCTCAGCCTTCTATATGTTTATGAGCACATCCGCGGCTTTTGGATACTGGCTCGAAGTTCTTTGTGTTACCTACATAGCAGTCATTGCGCTcagtttctttatttttcctccGGCCAGTGGAAGTGATGTTGGCCTGGCCCTAACACAAGTGGGTGATATTTTAAGGCGAATCCCAATTTATAAACTTAATACCaaatgtatttatattttacagGCTATGGCAATTACAGGAATAGTCCAATGGGGAATGCGTCAGACTGCGGACTTGGAAAACACCATGACTGCAGTGGAGCGAGTGGTTGAGTATCAGGAAATTGAGCCAGAAGGTGAGCTTGAGGCACCTGCGGACAAGAAGCCTCCGAACTCATGGCCGGAGAAGGGAAAAATTGTCTTCGACGAGCTCAGTCTGCGCTACGTGCCCGATCCTAAGGCGGACAATATCCTGAAGTCTCTCAGCTTTGAGATTGAACCTCGTGAGAAAGTGGGCATAGTTGGACGCACCGGGGCGGGCAAGTCTTCACTGATCAACGCCCTCTTCCGCCTGTCCTACAATGATGGATCCATCATCATCGACAAGAGAGACACGAACGCGATGGGCCTCCATGATCTGAGGAGCAAGATCTCCATTATTCCCCAGGAGCCGGTGCTCTTCTCCGGTAGCATGCGTTACAACCTGGATCCCTTCGAGGAGTACAGCGATGAGAAGCTGTGGCGTTCTCTGGAGGAGGTGAAGCTGAAGGAAGTGGTGGCTGATCTGCCTAGCGGTCTGCAGAGCAAGATCACGGAGGGCGGGACCAATTTCAGCGTGGGTCAGAGGCAGTTGGTCTGCCTGGCCAGGGCCATTCTGCGGGAGAACCGCATCCTGGTGATGGACGAGGCCACGGCCAATGTGGATCCCCACACGGACGGCCTCATCCAGGCCACAATCAGGAACAAATTCAAGGAGTGCACTGTTCTTACGATAGCCCATCGCCTGCACACGATCATGGACTCGGACAAGGTATTGGTCATGGACGCCGGACGAGTGGTAGAGTTCGGTACTCCCTATGAGCTGCTGACGGAGGCAGACTCCAAGGTGTTCCACGAAATGGTGAAGCAGACGGGGCAGGCTACCTACGACGCTCTGCTCCAGATCGCACAAAGGGTACGATGTTTTCATCCACATtatcaaaaaaatgtttactaACCTCGAGTTCTTTTAACTATTTTTCAGTCCTTTGAAAGCGGAAAAAATCATCCGGAAGCATCGCCACTTAAGTTAAATTCCTAAAATTGTTAATAAAATCTGTAAAAAGAAGGGGTTATCTTTATTAATGTGGGTAGATGGCTTATGTTTTCCCTAAATTGGCTACACGTGTGAGTCAAGATAATGATAATGAAAACAATAACTTTATTGTGACTTCTCTTGGCATAAAAAAGAGCCAAAGTTAACCACattttctaaaattaaatgaaataaactcCCTTAATGCCTGACAAATGTTAGttgttttatttatgtgtaattttgaaattttgggACAGTCTGGGATTGAGGTTATCCGAGGTTGGCCTAATACCTGTGAGCACCTCCTGACATGATCAGATGCTGACAAAGGTTAGCTTCTGAGACTCATTCtatatgtaaaatattatacatatttatgataaaaactaaaattaaaaagaagcCAGTTGCTTAAAATATATTGCATATTTTTGATACCAActacaattttcaaaaacaaataaaagaagacCGTATTTGAGAGAGCATAAAAGTAATCTTTTCGGGTAATCTTTTTTGTTAAAGTCTCTGCCGACATGATAGATTACAATTTTTGGTTTCCGAGGGTTGCTTCAGTTGGTTTCTGGGCTCCCAAGCAAGCGGACGGTTCTTTCATTTCGAGATATTTGAAGAATAAGTTTCTAATTGTTCTAATTGAAGGTCAAGGTCGTTCAAAGTGTATAGATGACTTAATGAAATTCTTATGTGTGTAAAAATTGATAGATAATTAGTAATTAGCTAAAATGCAATCAGTAAATCCGAAAGATCTTCCGGAAAACCCTCGGGAACATTCCAATTTTATTGCCTCGGCTTGTTTCTGGTAATAATATTTCCTATTAGCTTTAAAATggttaatttaattaatgttTAATTTATGAACAAAGGCACACTATACCCACTTTTATCAAAGGACGAAAGCAGACATTAGGTCTTAATGATTTATACAAGGTCTTAAAAGAGCACAAGTCGGGTAAGTttcattattttatgtttattactTTTTATAATCACATAAAAAATCATAAGTACCCTTTTAATGACAGTCTGGGAGACAGTCTGGCAGACAGTCTGGCAAAGATTTGATATGATTATGTAGCATATCTTTATTTAACCCACttaaaatacatacaattaTCTCTTGTAGACACTTTGGGAAACCAATTCGGTATCCTATGGGATCAAGAAATCAAAACTTCAAAAGAGAAGCCCAACCTGTTGAGGGTTCTACTGCGGAAGTATGGCTGGTACTATGGACTTCTTGGTCTCGTGATGGTTTTCTTTGAGGTTGTTCTTCGAGGGATACAACCGCTTATCCTGCGAAGCCTTATTTATCAATACAGCCAGGATTCGGGCTCTAAAGGGGATGGAAATCTATACGCAGGCTGTCTAATTCTTTCCAGCATTTTAGGATCCATTTTATTACATCCATACTTGTTCGCAGTGTCACATATGTGTAAGAAAATAACTCTTCTTGGATAGACATTGGTTCTGTACTTATTGCTTTTAAAGGTTTCAAGATCCGCGTGGGCTTGAGCAGCTTGGTTTATAGAAAGGCTCTGCGGCTTAGCAAAGCATCCTTAAGGGACACCACCTCAGGACATGTGGTTAATCTGATATCCAACGACTTGGGTAAACTTGACGGCAAAGTCTATCAGGGTCACTATCTGTGGGTGGGTCCTTTGCAAACGATTCTAATCACTTATGTGATGTACCAGGAGGTAGGTCCGACCCATCTCTTTTAATCCACTGAAGCTTCaagttgttttattttttcagatTGGATTCGCTGCCGTACTTGGAGTGGCTTTTATTGTGCTCTTCATTCCTCTGAATCTATATGTGGGAAAAATATCCTCAAAGCTGAGGTTAAAGTCGGTCTTGCAAACCGACGAACGTGTTCGGGTTATGGGAGAGATCATTTCGGGCATCCAGGCGATTAAAATGTATGCCTGGGAGTTGCCCTTCGAGCGGATTGTGTCCTACATCCGCGAAAAGGAAGTAAATGTCAACCGAAGAAGGGACTTCATTACAGTTATCATCTACTCGTTGGCCATAATTGTGAGTCGTGTCTCTACCTTCCTCAGCTTGGTGGCTTACGCCATGATGGCCCCGGTTCTGACATCAGAAACAGCCTTCCTAATCATCTCTTATTACAACATCCTGCGGAATtcgatgtttgtttttttccccATGAGCATGACTGAGACGGCGGATTTCTGGGTTTCCCTCAAGCGAGTCCAAGACTTCTTGCAATTGGAAGAGATAGAACAAATAACTCAGAGTGAACCAGTGGATGACCCAGCAAAGGACGAGGTTGAGAGCGAAGAAATGACTTTACTTTCATCCAATTGGATTTCCTCCAAAAGGGTCAGCCCTTTGAAATCAGAGCTTTCTGTTTCGGGATTAACAGCCAAATGGGACCTAAAGACTCCAGAATTTACTCTGAATGGCATAAGCTTGCAGGTCAAGTCCGGAAACTTACTGGCAGTTGTGGGCCTCACTGGATCGGGTAAGTCCAGTCTGATCCAGGTCATTCTCGAGGAGCTGCCCATTATTTCTGGGAAGATCGAAAAAAGTGGATCCATATCGTATGCTGCCCAGGAGCCCTGGATCTTCTCCGGCACGGTGCGCCAAAATATCCTTTTTGGACAGCCCATGGACCACCAAAGGTATTGGAAGGTGGTGAAGGATTGCGCTCTCCAGCGTGACTTCGACCTGCTCCCCTTTAAAGACAAAACTATTGTTGGTGATCGAGGAGCTTCCCTGTCGGGAGGGCAGAAGGCGAGGATCAGCTTGGCCAGGGCAGTGTATCGGGAGGCCTCCATCTACCTGTTGGACGATCCACTTAGTGCGGTGGATACCCATGTGGCCCGCCACATCTTTGAGAAGTGCATCCGGGGATATCTGCGCGATCGTATCGTCATCCTGGTCACACATCAGTTGCAGTTTATTCAGCAATGCGATGAGGTCTTGGTGTTGGACAAGGGCCAAGCCATTGCTGCGGGCTCTTACGAATCTCTTCGTGACTTGGGAGTTGACTTTGCAACATTCCTGAAGCAAGTGGAGAGCCAAGGAAAGGAAAAGGAAGCTGAGGACGTCCCAAAGGAGCCTCCGCCATCGGAAATGCAAAGGAGTCAGAGTGAGAAATCTTTAAAATCGTTGGGGGATCCTTTTCTGGAGGATGAGTACAATAAACAGGACATGAGACAGGAGCAACAAGCCTCTGGCAATGTCGGACTGGACGTGTACATGAAGTACATAAAGGCTGGTGGAGGAGTTGGTGCTTTTTCGCTGATGTTTATGGCCTGGGCCATCTTCCAAGGACTTTCTTCTATGAGTGACTACTTCCTGACCCACTGGGTCAATCAGAACAAAGGCGATAATAATCTTGAGGCTTCCCAAGGAAAGCAGTATCCCTTCAGTGATTGGCTGGAGGCCTTAGGATTGTCGCTGGATCCCAAAAAGTTTGACGTCTTGGTGTATTCCTTGCTTATACTCCTAACTATTCTGGCTTATATTATTGCCATAATGATGCTATTTAGGTGCACTATATCGGCGTCTGTTAGGATGCATAATTCCATGTACAATTCGATTTCGCGGGCCTCCATGTATTTTTTCAACACGAATCCCTCTGGCCGGATTATCAATAGATTTTCCAAGGACTTGGTGCAGATAGCTGAGCTCCTACCCAACGCTGTGCTCGACCTCTTGGAGAGTTTCTTTGCCCTACTTGGAGTTTCAATCATTATAGCAATTGTGAATCCCATTCTTCTCATTCCGACCATCATCCTAACCTTCATTTTCTATCAGCTTcgcatattttatttgaaaaccTCTCGAGACTTGAAACGAATTGAGGCCATAAGTAAGTGTGGACTTAAatctaaatatttcaaaaatattttatatcttGACTCCTCAGCTCGATCACCCGTCTACTCCCATGTCACGGCATCCCTCTCTGGCTTGGCCACCATCCGGGCCTTTGAGTCCAGGCACCTCCTGGAACAGGAATTCGATACCTGTCAGGACATGCACAGCTCAGCCTTCTACATGCTCCTGAGCTGCTCCCGTGCCTTTGCCAATTGGCTGGACTTTTCCTGCTCACTTTTCGTAGGCATTGTAACACTCAGTTTCTCCTTTTTTCCACCTGAAAATGGATCTCTGGTTGGACTGGCCATAACCCAGGTGGGAATCAATAACCTCTTGAGAAACTCGAACTAATCTGTACATTTTAAACAGGCCATGATCTTAATAGGTTATGTGCAGTGGGGATTGCGCCAATCCGCGGAAGTGGAGAACACTATGACCGCCGTGGAACGAGTGGTTGAGTATGACGACCTTGCGCCGGAGGGTGAGCTAGAGGCACCTGCGGACAAGAAGCCTCCGAAGTCATGGCCAGAGGAGGGAAACATTGTCTTCGACGAGCTCAGTCTGCGCTACGTGCCCGATCCTAAGGCGGACAACATCCTGAAGTCTCTCAGCTTTGAGATTAAACCTCGCCAGAAGGTAGGAATCGTTGGACGCACCGGGGCGGGCAAGTCTTCACTGATCAACGCCCTCTTCCGCCTGTCCTACAACGACGGATCCATCCTAATCGACAAAAGAGAGACGAACGCGATGGGTCTTCATGATCTGAGGAGCAAGATCTCCATTATTCCCCAGGAACCGGTGCTTTTCTCTGGTAGTATACGTTACAATCTGGACCCCTTTGAGGAGTACAGCGATGAGAAGCTGTGGCGTTCCCTGGAGGAGGTGAAGCTGAAGGAAGTGGTGGCTGATCTGCCCAGTGGCCTGCAGAGCAAGATCTCGGAGGGCGGGACCAATTTCAGCGTGGGTCAGAGGCAGTTGGTCTGCCTGGCCAGGGCCATTTTGCGGGAGAACCGCATCCTGGTGATGGACGAGGCTACGGCCAATGTGGATCCCCAGACGGACGCATTCATTCAGGCCACGATCCGTAACAAGTTCAAGGAGTGCACTGTTCTCACGATAGCCCATCGCCTGCACACGATCATGGACTCGGACAAGGTATTGGTCATGGACGCCGGACGAGTGGTAGAGTTCGGTACTCCCTATGAGCTGCTGACGGAGGCAGACTCCAAGGTGTTCCATGGCATGGTGAAGCAGACGGGGCAGGTTACCTACGACCAACTGCTGGAGATCGCTCGAAC includes these proteins:
- the LOC6497509 gene encoding probable multidrug resistance-associated protein lethal(2)03659, producing MGEKRSVMKAVVSDDLPENPREYSNFISASSFLYTIPTFIKGSKITLNVTDLYKALKEHKSDKLGNELGSLWSQELKTSNGNPSLLRVLIRQFGGYFAVLGLAIFIVEIFFRAMQPYFLKKLISYYNQGPHTVEDGYIYAGGLILTLFLLAINIYTCLFALRHLGFKIRVGLGSLVYKKALRLSKTALGDTTAGHVVNLISNDLSRLTDDSYYGHYLLVGPLQTLLITYLMYTEIGIAAVFGVAFMMFFIPLNLYLGKRTAALRLKSAEKTDDRVRLMGEIISGIQVIKMYAWELPFERIVSYARQLEINALRHKAYLIGITRSLIFFVSRTSTFISLMGFVILGSTLTPQVAFLITAYYNILKITLSNLFAAAITQTADYMVSIRRVQNFLLLEETTELDAVVEPEKLAGAERYIPHSEKSFQNSPLDPQLSISELKAKWDRKAPDYTLDGINLKAKPGSLVAVVGLTGSGKSSLIQAILGELPVEAGEILKSGSISYAAQEPWLFSGTVRQNILFGQPMDHQRYWTVVKHCALERDFDLLPHKDKTYVGDRGASLSGGQKARISLARAVYREASIYLLDDPLSAVDTHVARHLFEKCIRGYLRDRIVILVTHQLQFLQNVDQILVMEKGQVNAVGTYQSLRGMGLNFASLLADPEGEEVREADAPPSGELKSEKAESSPNLAAESRPKEPEAEQMITQERQEAGRVGLELYAKYFRASGGFFAFSLIMGYCLLSQVVASTGDYFLKYWVAKRGTLVEAGNYTVVAGVLESQISVWLNDLGCSVVPETVVTYIFTLITALTIILIISRFFVFYNAAMRASIRLHESMLRGVTRAAMYFFHTNPSGRILNRFAKDLGQVDEELPSNMVNVMQVFLDLGGIAFIIAIVNPVFLLPTVVIGIIFYHLRAFYLKTSTDLKRIEAITRSPVYSHVNSTLTGLSTIRAFGAQRILEKDFDSYQDMHSSAFYMFMSTSAAFGYWLEVLCVTYIAVIALSFFIFPPASGSDVGLALTQAMAITGIVQWGMRQTADLENTMTAVERVVEYQEIEPEGELEAPADKKPPNSWPEKGKIVFDELSLRYVPDPKADNILKSLSFEIEPREKVGIVGRTGAGKSSLINALFRLSYNDGSIIIDKRDTNAMGLHDLRSKISIIPQEPVLFSGSMRYNLDPFEEYSDEKLWRSLEEVKLKEVVADLPSGLQSKITEGGTNFSVGQRQLVCLARAILRENRILVMDEATANVDPHTDGLIQATIRNKFKECTVLTIAHRLHTIMDSDKVLVMDAGRVVEFGTPYELLTEADSKVFHEMVKQTGQATYDALLQIAQRSFESGKNHPEASPLKLNS